Proteins encoded by one window of Chondromyces crocatus:
- a CDS encoding serine/threonine-protein kinase PknK → MRPGDVVADRFELEQLAGAGGMGAVYRARERYSGRLVALKILQPGPPEHAARFAREAQVLAELRHPGIVRYVAHGLTEGELPFLAMEWLDGEDLERRLGRGQLSVAEAIVLGRRVAEALAEAHARGVVHRDIKPGNLFLVDGDPGRVKILDFGVAHVAHTMISVTGGGGLVGTLGYMAPEQARGFREVDARADVYGLGCVLFECLTGRRPFAGEHVMAILVKVLIEEPPRPSHFRDDVPLSLDDLVSAMLAKDPADRPDDGARVAALLEEAGEGTPSQRPRWTIQPSLTAGEQRFVSVIVVGAEGSAVERADQRTLTELEVNAPFERLWAAVQPFGARLERVADRGAVATLSGEGSATDQATRAARCALAMRETLPTAPVAVATGRGVLEGAVPVGEAIDRAVGLLRAHERGASSRSPMIALSAVRLDEVTAGLLDARFDVSTDAAGLILRGVREAELEVGRTLLGKTLPCVGRERDISVLRGFYEECVSDPRARAVLITAEAGVGKSRLGQELLREIRPDDAAPLSTTSVSANRPPGSPEIWIARGDPMSAGSPLGMAAQIIQRAAGLRGGEPLAVRCQRIRARVARTFSGEEAQRIAELLGEIAGTPFSEEGRPHLAAVRRDAMLRADQMRRAFEEFIAAESAAQPVVVVFEDLHWGDLPSIQLIAAALRLARERPLFVLCLSRPDAHALFPRLVADLMAQEIRLDELSRRASVRLVRLALGDEVPEELVDRLVNQAAGNAFYLEELIRAVAEGRTGELPATVLAMVQARLSELPAEARRVMRAAAVFGQVFWKGGVRALLGGRGAAAGVDGWLASLSERELIAPQPSSAFQGEEEYRFRHGLVREAAYQMLTDRDRSTGHRLAGEWLVAADAHDAMALAEHFERGEEPARAATFFLQAAEQAMQANDLDAAIARAERSVSCGASKELRGAARRLQAEAHHWRGDVSEGGRCGEEARQLLPRGSSAWLSAAAEAAASALSRGARDDLIAIAEDLRRAVPTELEATDVAVLARVAQILLRAGLADAAAPLVAMLEAAPREAHADPHVAGQLAAVVGVRALFAGDVAASAMAFAESSALFEQAGDTRNAITTRVNHAVARLCLGSYPEAEAELRRALPEGERMGLYQLVTWIKHNLGIALLHQGELAEARALEEEAIEAGLVRGHVWTEVGARCTLALVLLRLGELEEAEREAKHAVQVCDASLPARCTALAVLAQTRLWQARAGEALGPATEAMQTLTDLGGLDEGEALVRLVYAEAQRACGQERAALEAISAARWRLLERAALIADETWRRRFLEAVPENNRTMALSKRWLEAV, encoded by the coding sequence GTGCGTCCCGGGGATGTCGTCGCCGACCGTTTCGAGCTGGAGCAGCTCGCCGGTGCTGGCGGTATGGGCGCGGTCTACCGCGCTCGAGAGCGGTACAGCGGCCGGTTGGTGGCACTGAAGATCCTGCAACCCGGGCCACCGGAACATGCGGCGCGCTTCGCGCGCGAAGCCCAGGTGCTCGCCGAGCTCAGGCATCCAGGCATCGTCCGTTATGTGGCGCACGGCCTCACCGAGGGAGAGCTCCCCTTCCTCGCGATGGAGTGGCTCGACGGCGAGGACCTGGAGCGTCGGCTCGGGCGCGGGCAGCTGTCGGTCGCCGAGGCGATCGTGCTGGGTCGGCGCGTCGCCGAGGCGCTGGCGGAGGCGCACGCCCGTGGGGTCGTTCACCGCGACATCAAGCCCGGCAACCTGTTCCTCGTCGATGGGGATCCGGGGCGCGTGAAGATCCTGGACTTCGGCGTGGCGCACGTCGCGCACACGATGATCTCGGTCACGGGGGGAGGAGGGCTCGTCGGGACGCTGGGCTACATGGCCCCGGAGCAAGCGCGCGGCTTCCGAGAGGTGGATGCGCGTGCGGACGTCTACGGGCTCGGCTGTGTGCTGTTCGAGTGCCTGACGGGGCGTCGTCCCTTCGCGGGTGAGCACGTGATGGCGATCCTGGTGAAGGTGCTCATCGAAGAGCCGCCCCGCCCCAGCCACTTTCGAGACGACGTGCCGCTCTCGCTGGACGATCTCGTCTCCGCGATGCTGGCGAAGGACCCCGCCGATCGACCGGATGACGGCGCGCGGGTCGCGGCGCTGCTGGAGGAGGCGGGGGAGGGAACCCCATCACAGCGGCCTCGCTGGACGATCCAGCCTTCTCTCACGGCAGGTGAGCAGCGGTTCGTGAGCGTGATCGTGGTCGGCGCCGAAGGGTCTGCCGTCGAGCGCGCCGATCAGCGGACGTTGACCGAGCTTGAGGTGAACGCGCCCTTCGAGCGGCTCTGGGCGGCCGTTCAGCCCTTCGGTGCGCGGCTGGAGCGCGTCGCCGATCGGGGCGCCGTGGCGACGCTCTCGGGTGAGGGCAGCGCCACCGATCAGGCCACGCGCGCGGCCCGCTGCGCGCTCGCCATGCGGGAGACCTTGCCGACGGCGCCGGTCGCCGTGGCGACGGGGCGGGGCGTGCTCGAAGGCGCCGTGCCGGTGGGCGAGGCGATCGATCGCGCTGTCGGGCTGCTACGTGCCCACGAGCGAGGGGCATCGAGTCGATCGCCGATGATCGCGCTGAGCGCGGTGCGCCTCGACGAGGTCACCGCGGGCTTGCTCGACGCGCGCTTCGACGTCAGCACGGACGCGGCCGGGTTGATCCTGCGGGGGGTGCGAGAGGCGGAGCTCGAGGTCGGGCGCACCTTGCTCGGCAAGACGTTGCCGTGCGTCGGTCGAGAGCGGGACATCTCCGTGCTTCGCGGCTTCTACGAGGAGTGCGTGAGCGATCCTCGAGCGCGGGCCGTGCTGATCACGGCAGAGGCAGGGGTCGGAAAATCCCGCCTCGGGCAGGAGCTTCTCCGGGAGATCCGGCCCGATGACGCGGCTCCCCTGTCGACCACGTCGGTCTCGGCGAACCGGCCACCTGGCAGTCCGGAGATCTGGATCGCGCGGGGAGACCCGATGAGTGCAGGCTCTCCGCTGGGGATGGCCGCGCAGATCATCCAGCGTGCGGCCGGGTTGCGGGGGGGGGAGCCGCTCGCTGTGCGCTGTCAGCGCATCCGAGCGCGGGTGGCGCGCACGTTCTCTGGCGAGGAGGCGCAGCGGATCGCAGAGCTGCTCGGCGAGATCGCGGGGACCCCGTTCTCCGAGGAAGGTCGGCCTCACCTCGCAGCCGTCCGACGCGACGCGATGCTCCGTGCCGACCAGATGCGTCGGGCCTTCGAGGAGTTCATCGCGGCAGAGAGCGCGGCACAGCCCGTGGTGGTGGTGTTCGAGGATCTCCACTGGGGGGACCTGCCCTCGATCCAGCTGATCGCGGCGGCGCTGCGGCTCGCACGGGAGCGTCCGCTGTTCGTGCTCTGTCTCTCGCGGCCGGATGCTCACGCGCTTTTCCCTCGTCTGGTCGCCGATCTGATGGCGCAGGAGATCCGACTCGACGAGCTGTCGCGTCGCGCGAGCGTGCGTCTGGTGCGGCTCGCGCTGGGGGACGAGGTGCCCGAGGAGCTGGTGGACCGGTTGGTCAACCAGGCGGCAGGGAATGCGTTCTACCTCGAGGAGCTGATCCGCGCGGTGGCCGAGGGGCGGACGGGGGAGCTGCCTGCGACGGTGCTGGCGATGGTGCAAGCGCGCCTGTCCGAGCTGCCAGCGGAAGCGCGGCGGGTCATGCGCGCTGCGGCGGTGTTCGGGCAGGTCTTCTGGAAGGGTGGCGTTCGCGCGCTCCTCGGTGGGCGTGGCGCGGCGGCAGGGGTGGACGGTTGGCTCGCCTCGCTCAGCGAGCGCGAGCTGATCGCGCCGCAGCCTTCGAGCGCCTTTCAGGGGGAGGAGGAGTACCGGTTCCGGCATGGTCTCGTGCGCGAGGCGGCCTACCAGATGCTCACCGATCGCGACCGCAGCACGGGTCATCGGCTCGCCGGTGAGTGGCTCGTCGCTGCGGATGCGCACGATGCCATGGCGCTGGCCGAGCATTTCGAGCGTGGTGAAGAGCCGGCTCGTGCAGCAACCTTCTTCCTGCAAGCGGCAGAGCAGGCCATGCAGGCGAACGATCTGGATGCGGCGATCGCGCGTGCCGAGCGCTCGGTATCTTGCGGCGCCAGCAAGGAGCTTCGGGGGGCGGCGCGTCGGCTGCAAGCCGAGGCTCATCACTGGCGTGGTGACGTCAGCGAAGGGGGGCGATGCGGTGAAGAGGCGCGGCAGCTTCTGCCACGTGGTAGCTCTGCGTGGCTCAGCGCTGCTGCCGAGGCAGCTGCGTCGGCGCTGAGCCGCGGCGCTCGTGATGATCTGATCGCGATCGCCGAGGATCTCCGCCGCGCCGTGCCCACGGAGCTGGAGGCGACGGATGTAGCGGTCCTGGCCCGGGTGGCGCAGATTCTCCTGCGGGCTGGGCTTGCCGACGCCGCCGCACCGCTGGTCGCGATGCTCGAAGCCGCGCCGCGTGAGGCGCATGCCGATCCGCACGTGGCCGGTCAGCTCGCGGCAGTGGTGGGCGTCCGGGCGTTGTTTGCAGGCGATGTCGCGGCGAGCGCCATGGCCTTCGCGGAGAGTTCTGCGCTGTTCGAGCAGGCGGGGGATACGCGCAATGCGATCACCACCCGGGTGAACCACGCCGTCGCGCGCCTCTGCCTGGGAAGCTACCCGGAGGCCGAGGCAGAGCTGCGTCGCGCTCTCCCCGAAGGCGAGAGGATGGGGCTCTACCAGCTCGTGACCTGGATCAAGCACAACCTCGGCATCGCCCTGCTCCACCAGGGGGAACTTGCGGAAGCGAGGGCGCTGGAAGAGGAAGCGATCGAGGCTGGGCTCGTGCGCGGTCACGTCTGGACGGAGGTGGGGGCTCGCTGCACGTTGGCACTGGTGCTGCTGCGCCTCGGTGAGCTGGAGGAGGCGGAGCGGGAGGCGAAGCACGCCGTGCAGGTCTGCGACGCGTCGCTTCCAGCGCGTTGCACCGCGCTTGCCGTGCTGGCGCAGACGAGGCTGTGGCAAGCGCGCGCGGGCGAAGCGCTGGGCCCCGCCACCGAGGCCATGCAGACGCTCACCGATCTCGGTGGGCTCGACGAGGGAGAAGCACTGGTCCGCCTGGTGTATGCGGAGGCGCAGCGAGCTTGTGGGCAAGAGCGGGCCGCGCTCGAGGCGATCTCGGCGGCGCGATGGCGGTTGCTGGAGCGAGCGGCGTTGATCGCGGACGAGACCTGGCGGCGCAGGTTCCTGGAAGCCGTGCCCGAGAACAACCGGACCATGGCGCTCTCGAAACGGTGGTTGGAGGCTGTCTGA
- the glmS gene encoding glutamine--fructose-6-phosphate transaminase (isomerizing), protein MCGIVGYVGSKKAAPIIVEGLRKLEYRGYDSAGIAIHDGNGIEIVRALGKLARLSELLEKRTLEGTTGIGHTRWATHGRPSEVNAHPHSSGVVALVHNGIIENYVALRQELEKEGVKFSSDTDTEVMAHLVHRELTRGAKPLFKAVQRALGHVHGAYAIAVASREEPDVVVVARYGSPLVLGVCEGESLCGSDIPALLAHTRDMIFLEDGDVAELRATGIRIETVTGEEVQRKVRRIDWSPVMAERGGYKHFMLKEIHEQPDVVEATLRGRVDLVNGDVHATEIGVSPELAREIRRVYITACGTSHHAGIAGRYWIEQLARVPTVVELASEVRYRDPIFYPDDLVIAISQSGETADTIAALKAAKAQGAKVLALCNVVDSAIPRASDGALYTHAGPEIGVASTKCFTTQLAALLMLAVYLGRRRGTLDEGRARETLQALWEIPNQMRDVLGDADYVHAIAKKMTHAKDVLFLGRGLGFPIALEGALKLKEISYAHAEGYAAGEMKHGPIALIDETLPVVVICPRDAHFDKTVSNLEEVRAREGQVIAIATKGDEQILEKSQYQVWLPKVRDEVLPLLTVLPLQLIAYYVAHLKGNDVDQPRNLAKTVTVE, encoded by the coding sequence ATGTGCGGGATCGTCGGGTACGTAGGATCCAAGAAGGCGGCGCCGATCATCGTCGAGGGACTCCGGAAGCTGGAGTACCGCGGGTATGACTCTGCCGGCATCGCCATTCATGATGGGAACGGCATCGAGATCGTGCGGGCGCTTGGCAAGCTGGCCCGACTCAGTGAGTTGCTGGAGAAGCGTACGCTCGAGGGAACCACGGGCATCGGCCACACGCGGTGGGCTACACACGGCAGACCGAGCGAGGTGAATGCCCATCCTCACTCCTCGGGCGTCGTCGCGCTCGTGCACAACGGCATCATCGAGAACTACGTCGCGCTGCGGCAGGAGCTCGAGAAGGAGGGCGTGAAGTTCTCGTCCGACACGGACACCGAGGTCATGGCCCATCTGGTGCATCGTGAGCTGACGCGAGGAGCGAAGCCGCTCTTCAAGGCCGTTCAGCGTGCCCTCGGCCATGTTCACGGCGCCTATGCCATCGCCGTGGCGAGCCGAGAGGAGCCGGACGTGGTGGTGGTCGCACGCTACGGATCTCCCCTGGTGCTCGGCGTGTGCGAGGGGGAGTCGCTGTGCGGGAGCGATATCCCCGCGCTGCTGGCCCATACACGGGACATGATCTTCCTCGAGGATGGCGACGTGGCCGAGCTTCGTGCGACGGGCATCCGCATCGAAACGGTCACGGGCGAGGAAGTGCAGCGCAAGGTGCGCCGCATCGACTGGAGTCCTGTGATGGCGGAGCGTGGGGGCTACAAGCACTTCATGCTGAAGGAGATCCACGAGCAGCCGGACGTCGTCGAGGCGACGCTGCGCGGTCGGGTCGATCTCGTGAACGGTGATGTTCATGCGACCGAGATAGGCGTGTCCCCGGAGCTCGCTCGCGAGATCCGGCGGGTATACATCACGGCCTGCGGCACGAGCCACCATGCAGGGATTGCAGGGCGATACTGGATCGAGCAGCTCGCCAGGGTGCCGACGGTGGTCGAGCTCGCCAGCGAGGTCCGGTACCGCGACCCGATCTTCTATCCGGACGATCTGGTGATCGCCATCAGCCAGTCCGGCGAGACGGCCGACACGATCGCGGCGCTCAAGGCGGCGAAGGCGCAGGGGGCCAAGGTGCTGGCGCTCTGCAATGTGGTCGACAGTGCCATCCCCCGCGCTTCAGATGGCGCGCTCTATACCCACGCCGGGCCGGAGATCGGCGTCGCCTCGACGAAATGCTTCACCACGCAGCTCGCGGCGTTGCTGATGCTCGCGGTTTACCTGGGGCGACGTCGCGGAACGCTCGACGAGGGGCGCGCCCGCGAGACGCTGCAAGCGCTCTGGGAGATTCCCAACCAGATGCGTGATGTGCTCGGGGACGCGGACTACGTGCACGCCATCGCCAAGAAGATGACGCACGCCAAGGACGTGCTCTTCCTCGGCCGCGGGCTGGGCTTCCCGATCGCGCTGGAGGGAGCGCTCAAGCTCAAGGAGATCTCGTACGCCCACGCCGAGGGCTACGCGGCAGGCGAGATGAAGCACGGCCCCATCGCACTCATCGACGAGACCTTGCCGGTGGTGGTGATCTGCCCGCGTGACGCGCATTTCGACAAGACGGTCTCCAACCTGGAGGAGGTGCGTGCCCGGGAGGGACAGGTGATCGCCATCGCCACCAAGGGGGACGAGCAGATCCTCGAGAAGTCGCAGTATCAGGTGTGGCTGCCCAAGGTGCGTGACGAGGTGCTGCCGCTCCTGACGGTGCTCCCGTTGCAGCTCATCGCCTATTACGTGGCCCATCTGAAGGGCAACGACGTGGACCAGCCGAGGAACCTCGCCAAGACGGTGACGGTGGAGTAG
- a CDS encoding sensor histidine kinase yields MRILGRTERRVVVAILVTALIPLVASILTARAVIARLSATAYQPEFGAHLERGLEVYADLATAIKQRMRAEADAIAAVERLRQSAFSSAAGSLATELEAAFSRHPALVSLRVETCDGVLRGVRDRENPVDHEREKTLTVRRALERSGAAPGDPSACADRPEEVLLLSATFATPSARFGELEAAQAFSQAYNQLVRDHREEYVDRTYLRAFAVLIGSTIVLAVVAGVLLVRPAVRKLRQLTKAMQPVAEGDLSVRVGLAGEDEIAELGRSFDHMLEELQRSRTRLEFLRRMSEWQKVARRLAHEIKNPLTPIQLAVQECHRRYRGGDASYERVLQTTLEVVEEEVGSLRRLVSEFASFARLPRPELEEVDLGTFLREQAERLDAASTAEGSDDGAGWLGAVDVEFNLPGEAMPVLLDREMFHRALTNMVRNAAQALRDARQGRATDGAAEGATSEGGASETTAPNKGSWGQICVSTHSEGTGYVIDVDDDGPGIDAALRDAIFDPYVTTRRDGTGLGLSIVKKIVVDHGGTIDVLVSPLGGARFEVRMPRAGSPEARAVLEQQQRAAEEDEAPVASAPSLR; encoded by the coding sequence ATGCGGATCCTGGGCAGGACGGAGCGGCGCGTCGTCGTCGCCATCCTGGTGACGGCGCTCATCCCTCTCGTCGCCAGCATCCTCACCGCGCGCGCCGTCATTGCGCGCCTGTCGGCGACGGCTTACCAGCCCGAGTTCGGGGCGCACCTCGAGCGAGGGCTCGAGGTCTATGCCGATCTCGCAACCGCCATCAAGCAGCGGATGCGGGCCGAAGCGGACGCCATCGCCGCCGTCGAGCGGCTGCGACAGAGCGCTTTCTCCAGCGCGGCGGGGTCGCTGGCGACAGAACTCGAGGCGGCTTTCTCCAGACACCCGGCGCTCGTCTCGCTGCGCGTGGAGACCTGCGATGGTGTGCTCCGCGGCGTCCGGGATCGAGAGAACCCCGTGGATCACGAGCGTGAGAAGACGCTCACCGTGCGGCGCGCGCTGGAGCGATCGGGGGCTGCGCCTGGAGATCCTTCTGCGTGTGCCGACCGGCCCGAGGAGGTCCTGCTCCTCTCGGCGACCTTCGCCACACCGAGCGCCCGCTTCGGTGAGCTGGAGGCCGCGCAGGCCTTCTCCCAGGCCTACAACCAGCTCGTGCGCGACCACCGCGAAGAGTACGTGGATCGCACGTACCTGAGAGCCTTTGCGGTGCTGATTGGCTCCACCATCGTCCTCGCCGTCGTCGCCGGGGTGTTGCTGGTGCGCCCGGCCGTGCGCAAGCTGAGGCAGCTCACGAAGGCGATGCAGCCCGTCGCCGAAGGGGATCTCTCCGTGCGTGTGGGCCTGGCCGGAGAGGATGAGATCGCGGAGCTGGGTCGCTCTTTCGATCACATGCTGGAAGAGCTTCAACGGAGTCGCACACGCCTGGAGTTTTTGCGTCGCATGAGCGAGTGGCAGAAGGTAGCGCGGCGTCTCGCGCACGAGATCAAGAACCCGCTGACGCCGATCCAGCTCGCCGTGCAGGAGTGCCATCGCCGCTACCGAGGTGGAGATGCCAGCTATGAGCGGGTGCTCCAGACGACGCTGGAGGTCGTCGAGGAAGAGGTCGGCTCGCTACGACGGCTGGTGAGCGAGTTCGCGAGTTTCGCGCGGTTGCCCCGGCCAGAACTGGAGGAGGTCGACCTCGGGACCTTTCTGCGTGAGCAAGCCGAGCGTCTCGACGCAGCCAGTACGGCCGAAGGGAGCGATGATGGCGCTGGTTGGCTCGGCGCCGTGGATGTGGAGTTCAACCTTCCAGGAGAGGCGATGCCGGTGCTGCTGGACAGGGAGATGTTCCACCGCGCGCTGACGAACATGGTTCGAAATGCGGCGCAGGCGCTGCGCGATGCACGACAGGGGCGGGCTACCGACGGCGCGGCAGAGGGCGCTACTTCCGAGGGCGGTGCTTCCGAGACCACCGCTCCAAACAAGGGATCATGGGGACAGATCTGCGTCTCCACGCACTCCGAGGGGACGGGCTACGTCATCGACGTCGATGACGATGGACCCGGGATCGACGCGGCCCTGCGTGATGCGATCTTCGATCCGTACGTCACGACCCGTCGCGACGGGACCGGGCTCGGGTTGAGCATCGTCAAAAAGATCGTCGTGGATCATGGCGGTACCATCGACGTGCTCGTCTCACCGCTCGGTGGCGCTCGCTTCGAGGTCCGTATGCCACGGGCGGGGTCGCCCGAGGCGCGGGCGGTGCTGGAGCAGCAGCAGCGCGCCGCAGAAGAGGATGAAGCGCCCGTGGCGTCGGCTCCATCGCTGCGCTAA
- the guaB gene encoding IMP dehydrogenase has protein sequence MLDDKLRECLTFDDVLLVPAYSEVLPGEVGVRTRLTRKIELNIPLLSAAMDTVTEGRTAIAMARAGGIGILHKNMSPALQAREVERVKRAESGMIMQPVTVGPDESLRSALAIMKEHDISGVPVVEGERPVGILTARDIRFEQNLDQPVKALMTQELVTVPPGVPKDSAKELLHRHRIEKLLVVEGGRLIGLITIKDLLQADLNPEASKDAGGRLRVGAAIGPGVDCDVRAEALVSAGVDVLVVDTAHGHSRGVIDVVQRVKSRYPEMQVIAGNVATAEGTEALIAAGADAVKVGIGPGSICTTRVVAGVGVPQITAIGDCARAGDRHGVPVIADGGIKYSGEVTKAIAAGASCVMIGSLFAGTDESPGDLVLYQGRSYKVYRGMGSMGAMRKGSKDRYGQGGAADEKLVPEGIEGRVPYRGSLTSILYQLVGGLRSGMGYCGSRTIEELRQKGRFVRITSQGLRESHVHDVIITEEAPNYRTT, from the coding sequence ATGCTCGATGACAAGCTCCGTGAATGTCTGACGTTCGACGACGTTTTGCTCGTTCCGGCTTACAGCGAGGTGCTTCCTGGTGAGGTGGGGGTACGCACCCGTCTGACGAGGAAGATCGAGCTGAACATCCCGCTCCTCAGCGCTGCCATGGATACCGTCACCGAGGGCAGAACGGCGATCGCCATGGCGCGGGCGGGAGGGATCGGCATCCTGCACAAGAACATGTCGCCGGCGCTGCAGGCGCGTGAGGTCGAGCGGGTGAAGCGGGCCGAGAGCGGGATGATCATGCAGCCAGTCACCGTGGGGCCCGACGAGTCGCTTCGCAGCGCGCTGGCGATCATGAAGGAGCACGACATCAGCGGCGTGCCCGTGGTGGAGGGAGAGCGACCCGTCGGGATCTTGACGGCGCGTGACATCCGGTTCGAGCAGAACCTCGACCAGCCCGTGAAGGCCCTCATGACCCAGGAGCTGGTCACGGTGCCCCCGGGGGTGCCGAAGGACAGCGCGAAGGAGCTGCTTCACCGCCATCGCATCGAGAAGCTGCTGGTGGTGGAGGGCGGTCGGTTGATCGGGCTGATCACCATCAAGGATCTTCTCCAGGCCGACTTGAACCCCGAGGCCAGCAAAGATGCAGGTGGACGGCTGCGTGTCGGGGCCGCCATCGGTCCAGGAGTGGACTGTGATGTGCGCGCAGAGGCGCTGGTCTCGGCGGGCGTGGACGTGCTCGTCGTGGACACGGCGCACGGCCATTCCCGCGGCGTCATCGACGTCGTGCAAAGGGTGAAGAGCCGTTACCCGGAGATGCAGGTGATCGCTGGCAACGTCGCCACGGCAGAGGGAACCGAGGCGCTCATCGCCGCCGGCGCCGACGCCGTGAAGGTGGGGATCGGGCCTGGCAGCATCTGCACGACCCGCGTCGTGGCAGGCGTCGGCGTCCCTCAGATCACGGCAATCGGCGACTGCGCGCGTGCCGGCGATCGCCATGGCGTTCCGGTGATCGCAGACGGAGGCATCAAGTACTCGGGCGAGGTCACCAAGGCGATCGCAGCGGGGGCGTCCTGCGTCATGATCGGTTCGCTGTTTGCCGGTACGGACGAGTCCCCTGGTGACCTCGTGCTCTACCAGGGCCGCAGCTACAAGGTCTACCGAGGGATGGGGTCGATGGGCGCCATGCGCAAAGGGTCCAAAGATCGCTACGGTCAGGGCGGGGCGGCCGACGAGAAGCTCGTCCCGGAAGGAATCGAAGGGCGCGTCCCTTACCGTGGCTCGTTGACGTCGATCCTCTACCAGCTCGTCGGAGGTCTGAGGTCGGGCATGGGCTACTGCGGGAGCCGCACGATCGAGGAGCTACGGCAAAAAGGTCGCTTCGTGCGGATCACATCCCAGGGGCTCCGCGAGAGCCACGTGCACGACGTCATCATCACCGAGGAAGCGCCGAACTACCGGACGACGTGA
- the rplM gene encoding 50S ribosomal protein L13 — MNPEPKSYSAKPAEARAARRWWVIDAEGKPLGRLASRIATVLRGKDKPTFTPHVDTGDFVIVVNAQKVLLTGRKLEQKQYVRHSGEPGGFRTVPYELVLERKPELPITKAVKGMLPKNTLGREILTKLKVYGGPDHPHAAQQPQPLPWPGQSNQ, encoded by the coding sequence ATGAATCCCGAGCCCAAGTCCTACTCCGCCAAGCCCGCAGAGGCGCGCGCGGCGCGCCGCTGGTGGGTGATCGACGCCGAGGGTAAGCCTCTCGGCCGTCTCGCCAGCCGCATTGCAACGGTGCTGCGTGGCAAGGACAAGCCCACGTTCACGCCCCACGTGGACACCGGTGACTTCGTCATTGTCGTCAATGCCCAGAAAGTTCTTCTGACGGGCCGCAAGCTCGAGCAGAAGCAGTACGTGCGGCACAGCGGCGAGCCGGGCGGCTTCCGCACCGTCCCCTACGAGCTGGTCCTGGAGCGCAAGCCCGAGCTGCCGATCACCAAGGCAGTCAAGGGAATGCTCCCCAAGAACACGCTGGGTCGAGAAATCCTGACCAAGCTGAAGGTCTACGGAGGCCCCGACCATCCCCACGCCGCGCAGCAGCCGCAGCCCCTGCCCTGGCCTGGGCAGAGCAACCAGTAG
- the rpsI gene encoding 30S ribosomal protein S9, with protein MADSRTYATGKRKTAVARVFLVPGTGNITVNTRTAEDYFVRETNRMVMRQSLELLELIDQYDVAATVAGGGHSAQAEAMRHGIARALCEIDPERRSSLKRAGFLTRDARKKERKKYGQPGARKRFQYSKR; from the coding sequence ATGGCTGACTCGAGAACGTACGCCACCGGGAAGCGCAAGACCGCCGTCGCGCGTGTCTTTCTGGTCCCCGGCACCGGGAACATCACCGTCAACACCCGCACCGCGGAAGACTACTTCGTCCGTGAGACCAACCGGATGGTCATGCGGCAGTCGTTGGAGCTCCTGGAGCTCATCGACCAGTACGACGTCGCCGCGACGGTCGCCGGCGGGGGACACAGCGCCCAAGCCGAAGCGATGCGACACGGCATCGCCCGAGCACTGTGCGAAATCGATCCGGAGCGTCGCTCCTCGCTGAAGCGTGCTGGGTTCCTGACGCGAGATGCTCGCAAGAAGGAGCGCAAGAAGTACGGTCAGCCGGGCGCACGCAAGCGCTTCCAGTACTCGAAGCGCTGA